One segment of Panicum virgatum strain AP13 chromosome 3K, P.virgatum_v5, whole genome shotgun sequence DNA contains the following:
- the LOC120699557 gene encoding uncharacterized protein LOC120699557 produces the protein MHEVVTKAVTEAIIGLKLGEIISTVTDRIDALETRQQHNQDEDMVYDDQGSIDEAATREARLRRRLRRNTQGMGGTHNHNNQQGNQNRVPDDPYAKVKFTIPSFSGYYDADGYLDWEMTVEQKFSAHLVPEQHRVRQATSEFKDFAIVWWTGLIAEDAAPTTWNDLKSAMRDRFVPPSYHRDLRKKLMRLEQGDKTVQDYYGELQKGLMRCAIVEGTEDAICRFYSGLRRDIQDIVDYKEFHTVNQLFQFAMLAEKELQGRDLQSRSKATYTPRSAPSSGLTKPASFRSPPPASNKRPAASEAATTPKPSPARTSDSGKKFL, from the coding sequence ATGCACGAGGTCGTCACCAAGGCAGTCACTGAGGCGATCATAGGCCTCAAGCTTGGTGAAATCATATCCACGGTTACTGACAGGATCGATGCGTTGGAGACTCGTCAACAGCACAATCAAGATGAGGACATGGTGTATGATGACCAAGGTAGTATAGATGAAGCGGCCACACGGGAAGCACGGCTACGCCGTCGTCTTCGCCGCAACACACAAGGTATGGGTGGTACTCACAACCACAATAACCAGCAAGGTAATCAGAATCGTGTACCCGATGATCCTTATGCTAAGGTTAAGTTTACAATACCTTCCTTTTCGGGATATTATGATGCTGACGGGTACCTTGATTGGGAGATGACAGTAGAGCAGAAATTTAGTGCACACCTTGTACCTGAGCAACATAGAGTTAGACAAGCCACTAGtgagtttaaagattttgcTATCGTTTGGTGGACCGGTCTAATTGCTGAGGATGCTGCACCTACTACTTGGAATGATCTTAAGTCTGCTATGCGTGATAGATTTGTTCCCCCATCGTACCATAGAGATTTGCGTAAGAAATTGATGCGCTTAGAACAGGGAGATAAAACCGTGCAGGATTATTATGGTGAACTTCAAAAGGGTTTGATGCGTTGTGCCATAGTTGAGGGAACTGAGGATGCTATATGTAGATTTTACTCGGGCTTGAGGCGTGACATTCAGGACATTGTTGATTacaaagaatttcacactgtcaacCAGTTGTTTCAGTTTGCCATGCTTGCAGAGAAGGAATTGCAGGGACGTGATTTGCAGAGCAGGAGCAAGGCCACCTACACCCCACGCTCGGCGCCATCTTCGGGGCTGACCAAGCCTGCCTCTTTTCGATCGCCCCCACCTGCGAGCAACAAGCGAccagcagcttcggaagctgccacAACGCCAAAACCATCTCCTGCGCGTACTTCCGACTCAGGTAAAAAGTTTTTGTAG